The Seriola aureovittata isolate HTS-2021-v1 ecotype China chromosome 16, ASM2101889v1, whole genome shotgun sequence genomic interval AAGACCAATTTTTCTCcctgtaaaatattttatttcacttccgTTTTACTGtccttccttttcattttgttgcctTATtactgtcagccaatcagaaactaCCAGGTCTCGGCTCAAATCAGCTGATTTAATtagatgtttttggttttttttttaggtttttgcaaatttaatgatttaaaatgatttatgtgATTTTCATTGAGTGTATATAACAAATACAATCAACAGCATTGGGTCACAAACTACCAACCATGACCCCTGCTCGAGAGGCTGGCAAGATTAACCAAGTGTAACTAACGGGACTGAATGGGAACAGtcaggtctgtgtgtttgaccCAGGCCTGTTGCCGCTGTTGCCTGCCAGTATCTCTCCCTGGATCGACTCCAGTttgtgtgcagtgcagtgcagtgcactCTTGGCTATCCCCGCAACACTCTCCAGGGGATTCTGTTTACAtcatgttttcaaaaaatgGGGTTTGTAGTCGAGAGAGAAGAAGTCGACTCCGCTGTGAAGGCTGTCACAGACCCAAGGGATGGAACTGCTAATGCTTTGCCCAGCTTCGCAGAGATGTAATGGCCCAAAAAGTGTCTGAAGTCTGTCATGAATTTTCAGTGTGGTTCCAAGAATATAAAGTACTTTATATTGCATAAAGAATGGTAACccatttagttttgttttttttgttggttttttctttttgattttggCCTTCTGTAGTTTTTGACCCACTTGTGGTTGTTGTTTCTAATAACGTGATGCtgaactagaaaaaaaaaaagacttaacaTGAGGTCCCATTGAAGCATGATGACTGTGTAGAAactgttgtgtgtatgttgtgtatgcgtgtgtattGTACACCTTACTATTGGTGTGTTTTAATACACGCCTACCTTTCACAATAAGagtccccacccccacccccaatccTGCCTGTCTGTTATCTGGTTGCAGTTATTTGGTCATCCCAGATATCCCCCATCCTCTCCCAGGTATACATCCACCACAGTGTTTCAAAAAATGCTAGTTTTATATGTCAGCCTATATTTTAAGAAATCTTTGTTGTAGCTTGTTTAATGGGACTGTGAATATCATTGACTGAGTTAATGATGATGCTCTTGAAattaaatggggaaaaaaagaaaagaaagtgacatTCCTTCAACATGCCCTCCTCTTCCATTCTTGCTCCATGTCCGATCTGCTCAAGATACATGttattattacaaataaatatgtaaaaagtatatgaaaatataaataaatatgtaataagAACAAACTCTTTTTCCTCCCTGAAAATGTCTCTaagtgttgtttcttttctgaTCTATACTTTGAGGTTTTGTATCACTGATTCCAGCCTCTACTTGCTCTGAATTGTAGCCAATCGCATTACACGATATTAGGCCGCTAGATGTTTTCGAAGCCAGGTGGAACAGATGGTGTGCAAGACGCAGCGGCCCGGATGCTCTGTCCATCTGCTTCAAGTATACACTTGTTCACCAATCCTTGTAGATGTAAATGGaaactgagctgaaaaacaATGTCTGATACATGGGTGTGAAGCCTTTGAGAAGCTATGAAAAGCCCACATTTCAGTCTGTGACTGGTTGTGCCCCCACTGGACAGGTGGAGTCCTGCCTAATTGACTGTGTCTCCCAGGTCTCCCTGCTTCAGTAATTTCCCAGCACCACAAATTACACTGTGTCacctggggggtgggggcggcACCAGGGGCATAAACTGGGTCACACCACCTGAGGATAAGGAGCTCGAAGAAGCGGTCAGATAGGCTGCATGTCACCACTCTCACAGTTCATTTCTTCCCTAACACCCTCAGCCACACACTGATACAGAACCTCGTGCTTGGGAAAGGTGTAATGCGGATCTGCTGAATTCATTTTGCAAATTTGGTATTTCTGAATCCCATCATATGTATTGTCAAACTGGGAATGCTGCAAGGCTTCACAATGAAATAGGAGCAAAACCAGGAatagaagacagagaaaaaaaaaaaggttgtgtgCATACACAGTACCTGCATAAACTTGAGCCAAAGCTGGGGAAAGGTCTGTAATGGTGAAATTATACCGGCCTCTTGCATGATGAATTCTGCTGCTTTGTCATCTTTACATCATTTTTAGCAAAACTGGAAGTTGATAATGATCCTTTGAATCATGTTGCGTAATTATCGGGCCAGATCATGATGCTACAGCTCATCTCTCTGGGTGTTAGCTGTCATAGATGTCCACTTTTGTACTGGATGTACCTAGACTGCAAGAGGACTTATAACTAGTCTGTCTGTATCGCTAAAGATGACATGGGAAACACAGATCTGTGATCTGTACAAGATTTCATGGCACTCCATTCGATAGATGTCCATATATGGATATGTCATCCACAGAGCTGCTCCGCTAAGGTAGCTAACAATCACGTGATATCCACTGGTGCAATCTTGGTTTGGTAACCTGTATGAAGAAATCTGAACTCTGTGACCCAGGTTGAATTTTCTAACTAACCAGGGAAAACATTCAATCTGGATTACACAGTGCTGGAAATCACACAGTGTGATCCTATGCAGCTCCAAGAAAGCTCAGTCTCTTAATTAACCTGATAGTCGTGCTGCCCAAAGGCCTCCTAACTAATCTGCTGAGTTCACTGTGTTAACTGGGGCCTTTCTGCCTGTTTAAACCAGACGGACGGATAAAGGGAGCACTGCTTCTACTGAGACACGTCCTTTGTCATATCTAATATACTGAATGACTTTGCAGTTGTAATGGGTCCCTCCTGTGGGTACCCAGCTCAGTAATGGGGTCAAACACAGGCTCAACCACCCTGTTAACaaagtttgtgtctctgtctgtctcgctTCTTCACAGATATGAACATTTGTTTCCCTTTACAGCCTGTGAAACAGCGTCTCTTGCAGCCTCTCACTCACAGCCATAACGTTTGCAGCACAGGTGTTTTTCacacagaggctgctgcagcgTTTGCCATTTTTGGGGCATACTGAGCGCATTCCCCTTGCCTGTGGGATACAGTGGTGAGAAAATAGCCCATAACCGCGAGCGAGTCTAGGCAGGACACAAGCCACTACAAACGTAATGGAGACATTATGGTCCCagcaggagatggagagggagcgAATGACTGTGCAGCTTCAGTTCACTCAAGGACAGACAGGTGgtcaaaacagtaaaaaaaaaaaagatgttggaGCCCTCACAGTCCTCCACACTGTGCAGATTTGTAATGTGCCATAGGGCCACATTCACCTACAGATGGAGGTTTGTCTACTCTGTGTAAACAGATAGTTTTTGATCACAGTGTTATTCACAACAAATAAGATAAAGTAAGAAAACTAACAAGATGAATAactagaataaaatgaaatggaatGGATGTAAAAATACcagtaaatcaataaataaaataaaaatggtcaaacaaaatactaaataaaacaaagtacagtaaatataaccaactaaaatacaatataagtactaaaaagtaaataaaaaaaaaaaggctacaTTAAAATGACTACATACATGtatattaatcaaaaaataagtgtaatgatataaaataaaacataaaacaacatacaataaatgacagtaaaaagtaagtaaggaaataaaataattaaactaaTAAGTAATTAACCAACTAACTAAATAATTCACAGcacttttatttcagtattaCGGTAGCGAGGTAGGCctatcagtatttttttcttcattttaattaaagccAATCTGtgtatcaaattaaaaaaaacaaaaaactgttgaGCATTTCAAACAAGCTTTCAAGTTTTCTTTTCCTAGTGATGAGGAGCGGACATTAAAGGTGCGGCGATGAAAATTACGCGCACTTCCGCTTTAAAAGCGGAGCTGTGAGAGTCGCTGTTGATGCCGAGCCACAGAGCTACCTTCAGTTCGGCGGGTGTCTGCTGCACTGGGCGCAGTCTGCTCGCCGTCAGCGCAGTGGACTGGTTTATCTGCGGTGAAGACAAACACGTGAAACAGTCCCGTGTTTGGATTTTAAGtccctttgttttttgtgtgcgACAGCTGGGGGACGGAACTTTACGCAGGGGAACGATCGGTGAGTCTGCGAGGCAACACCTGAGGATATTTGTTCAGGGTGAATTTGAAACCAGTTTGCGTTCTCCTCCCAACTCCACACTTGTTGATGGGGCACTAACAGGTTTTCCCAGCAGTCATCACGGGGATATTCTTATGCGTAATTTGGATAAAACCCTGTCCGACGGCGGCAGGGCGACGGAAGTTTTAAGCTGTGAGGGTTTGTGGcagatggtgatgatgtttgGCGACCGGTAACAGCTCTCGGCATCAGATCGTGTTACACAGGCTGCTACCAGGTGAGCAGCGGCATGGGGAATCAGATGGACAAGCTGTCACATTTAAGTTACGCAGAAGTTCCCACAGTGGACCCGAACGGCGTGGACACGGAGGACGGACCACGAATCGGCGTCTCTTACATATTTTCCAACGATGACGACGAGCTGGAGGAAGGCTGTGCGGTCGACGGCACGGAAAAAGACCCGAATCAGGAAGAGAAACAATACGACCAGCGCGACGAGGTGGAGTGCGCCGTCTACAACAGGGATGAATGCATTTACGAGAAGAGCGTGAAGTCTGCCAGCCTGGAGGTTTACTCCCCGGAGAATCTACTGAACAAATGTAAAGCAGGTGACCTGGTGGAGTTTGTGGCCACGGGACAGTACCCGCACTGGGCGGTGTATGTGGGGGACTTCCAGGTGGTGCACCTGCACAGAGCCGAGGTGAAAAACAGCTTTCTGACAGACGCGAGTCAAGGGAGGAGGTGCCGGATTGTGAACGACTTGTACAAGTTTAAAGCTCTCGGTGCGGACATGGTGGTGCAGAACGCGATGGAGCAGGTGGGCTTAAAGGACCGAGAGCTGAGCTGGAGGAACTCCGAGTGCTTCGCAGCCTGGTGCAGGTTCGGCAAGAGGGAGTTCAAAATGGGTGGGGAGATACGGATAGGCAAACAGCCGTACAGGCTGAAAATATTCATGTCGGACAAACATTCGCACGTGCTGGAGTTTCAGAGCCTGGAGGACATGGtcatggagaagaggaggaacgATCACCTGGGCAGGACAGCCGTGTTGCAGGAGCTGGCAACTCATTTCAACAGCGTGGAGGAGACAAAAAGTGAGCCGGGCGCTGACTGACGCCTTTCTCATGCTCTTCAGAGATAATTTGCTTTGCAAGTAGAGTAGCCTCTACCAAACACAAACTGGTACAACCTGCTTAAACCTATAGCAAGCCTGCACTCCTTCGTTTTGGTTCACACGCCATGATTTCTACTtgaattttgtcattttaattgcGCATTTTGGTCCGTGTTTCCATGAGTTTATAGCAACGTTATTGCCTTAAAGCCACAATTCACAACATCCTCTGACTCTATATGGCCTTAGCAATTATGAATTCAATTATCTGAAAGAAATTGAATCGACTGAATTAATCGATGGGCTTGTTTGTGGCTCCTGCAGcccctccaacccccccccccccccccacacacacacacacatgcatacatacagaATGTATAGTTTTATAAGAGCTTTACACATCTGTCTTCAAATGTCATGATTCTGTAAGTAGAGTGAACGTGTCTTTATTCATAGTGTGTCCTGTCACTTGATCCTTGTGTGGTTTAACTTCACCTCTCAGCTCACCCAGACAGTAAAGTGTCAGAGCTGAAAACAAGAGGGATTCTCTGCCTTTTCGAGGGTCATTCTCGCACCAGCACATCTGAAGAAAATGTTGTGGAGCTGGCCTGTGTTACACTGATCGAGTAAGTCTGTGTGAAATGTACCCAAAGTCCGAGTAAACCATGAatcattgtttctttttcaacagAGTCTTCTGTCATATTGTCTTATTTACATGCATTAGGAATCTTTCCTCCTTGAACACACGGTGTCTGTTTGATCAATTAATGCTGAGTACATGAGCTGTGTATTTAAATGGGCAGTCCTGTCCTCATCATGTGatataaaagtttttatttgttttttttttacatcagtaTAACTTGCTGGGTTACAGAGGTTAAATGTTTGACTTGTTGCAGAAGCATTTTCTGAACTGGTtgtcaaaacagagaaaattcaGTAAGTATTTTCCCTGGTAATAGTTCATGGTCTGTTTTAGCATGTAATCATTTGAAAATCGATGAGTGGTGACTTCACAAACACAGGCTGCATCACCACAGCTAACACTGACATAGCTGAAATGTTCAGTATTTCATCCGCATGATTTTACtccaaaaaatgtattatttcagAAAACTCCTCGCTGCTTTAAAGTCAAAGGTTGCTAGACTTTTTATTTGACTATCACCAAAGTTTTTAGACTTCCATGAGGCTGACGATCCATCCAGTGAAAGATTACAGCAAGATTTCTAACAAGTCTCCTTCATGTGAAAATGcagttataagccattaatGACCCAGTTTTGGGTTTCCCAATTGTGAAAGAGCCCGCAGAGTGATTGGTCCGTATGACTGCTTATCTTGGGAAAAAGTGGCTGCAGAAGATCTGGaccaaaattaatttattaagaACTTAGGAAAAAATTAGTTAACGATTTATTACCCATTAATAAAGCCATCAGTTACAACCTTTATAAAGTGCCTTATTAGAAGGTGGTTCTGCTTGATTTATGGTTGATTCATGGGTTGTTGTGAGCTAACTTTTGGTTTAATCCTGGTGTTTTCGTCTCAAATTTGGCTCACTTTTAACTGAggtgtcaccatggcaacctgcACCACGGGGCTAATCTACCTTGAACTAGGGCAGACTATCAAAATATATAACACCTGCTTCCTCATCAATCAACTCTCTGAGAAAATTAAGGCCTAATTCCTGCGGGCAGTACCGTGACTAGTTGGGTGAAAGATTGTGTTGATTCCAGGAGCCAACAGCTGGAAAGGGCACACAAAAATTGCATTAggattaaaaatgaacaaatagtAAAAAAGCTAAAGCAATATTCTTTCAAGCGATCCAGAATTCCTCCTTGGGGCCACGTTAGGGCATTCAGCTGAAACTGACAAATAACAAAGTGGAACTATGAATAGAAACAAATTGATCATAATATCAACAAGCTAAATTTGTCGTTGTATATAAATTCCCCTGCATATTTTTTGGTAGCGATTTAGATAACAGCCCTGAAGGACATGTGGAAACACTGTAACACAGAGTGTTTTTACAGCATCAATGTGATGACACACCTTTCTGTATCAATGGAAAGAATAACTGCTGCGACTTCATCATGGCAGCGATAAGCTTATTTAGTTGTAGTTGTAGAAGCCTACAAAAATCATCCACACATGTTCACTTCACATACAAGGTATAAAAGTTTATTGTGTGCAAACGGATGTGGCGAGAATGAATATAATGGCTGCTGGAGTCAATCTTTATAGACTTTATAGACTCTGGTGTGGTAGACTCACATCCTCCACATCTATTTGTCTGCTCCTTTGTGCCTCAGTGattttttcaagcaaagatTGCAGTTTTTGAAGCAGGAACAACTGCGCTGTGTGCACTGAATTGTTCCATGCAACAGAATAAGGATACAGTCAACATCTATAGCTTAAAACCTGTAGCTGCTTCCCCTACAGTTTGAAATACTAGAGTATTTAACTTGAAATCATCTGTGACAGTCTGTCAGAGGTCTGAATATTCTGTTACAATTACCACAGGGAACAAACAGTCGAAAACGGTATGCTACATGTGCTACATTTTGACCACATTTGTACTGGCCTCCTTAGACACCATGTGCTGCCTTTCACAGAGGTTGGTTTGATGTCCCTTCCAGCACTCTGATTAAATTAGGACATTTTAAAGCCTCCATAGGGTCTTGTCAAGCTCAGCCCTTCCTGAGTGTATTAGACAACTTATATTGAATAAAGTGTAATTTAACAAGACAGGAGCGCAGCTGTGCAGATGTTACTGCTGTAGCTGTGAAGGGGTAATAGTCTCATGTAAGTAATGTGGGAACATCCTGTATGTGAGGTGCAGTGGTGTTACAGGTCTTGGTTCTTGAGAGGTTTGGCAGAATTTGAACTTCACAAGAGATGAATGTCAGTGCGATGAGGCTTAGAAGGCGCCTTGTTTGAGGGTGGACGTGAACTGTGAGCACGTCTTCcttgtcagactgtttcatttgaaggcTTGAACAAGTCAAAGTATCCAGTTGCTATATGACAAGAAAAAAGGGCAAAGCattacatcattttgttttatatttcgtattaagttttaaaaacctCCATCTGATCAATGCATTTCTGTCCATAATTAAATCCTATAAAcctcaaaatgtgaaaaatctgCATGTTCAATGTCAGTCTGTTAGAAAGCCACTTATTTGAAGGATTTTCTAGCAATAAGTGTTTGTGCCTTGAGACAAGAAGGAGGAAGGCAGGTTGCTGCACTAAAATACTTGaaacaaattcatttaaattggAAACAAATAGAAATATTGCCACCACAGATGGGCAGATTTCTTTTCACAAGTTTTAAGAAGAGAGGAGTTTAAGATCTCAATTTAGAAGCAAAATTCACAGTAAGACAGAGATTTTTAGATCTTCTGATCCCAGACATTTATCTTGGACGCCCTTGGGGAGGGGGCTCACGGTTGGGAACTGCCCCATTAATGAACTCTTAACCACCGGCTCTTTACGCAGGAGGTCTTCTGACCAGGACTTTTTCTGCTGTGACTCAGTCAACACTCAAACGCAAAACTTTGTTTGACCATGTTGGCGCAGGCTCTGGAGCAGCATTCAGGTCAGATATAAGTgtaaacagttttaaatgtcatctgAAAACCCTCTTGTACGAACAGACCTTTTATtgatgttctgtgtgtgtgttcttagtTTGTTTGTCGGTCTCATGCTGTTTTTGGATTGACTTGGGAAGCACCTTATGATATTTGATATAGAAAagtgctttttaaaataaacttaactTATTGTAAACTTCCTGAGAACTGTAGGTGAGGTAGAGAGCAGGTTAAACTGGTCATAGATATGAACATGTGAGTGACATCATCGTCTCTGTGATGGACATATCCTGGAtgtttccctccctcctgctgcatGCAGAAATGGCCTGATGGGATCGGCTGCACGACCTCCAAATTAATATCACTAaggtcattttatttatatacagaGCGTTCCCTCTGTAGTATACAGTCTGACTGCACTTACAGTGAAGCAGCAGTCATCCAGCATTAACTGTCTGCCAGGCCATTCCTCCGGATGGGATGTGAAAGCTTGGACATAGCAGATGCAACCCAATTATAATCAACTGCCAGTGCTTGCCTCCAGGTACCTCAGCCTGTCGCTGCTACTGTGTAGATTTTGTTTCTGTCGGGtgctgatgaactgatgaaattaGTTGTGTTATAAGAAAGCACCACAATGGAATTCATGTCCCACTGTGGCTTAAATGCAAACACTCAAAGAGACATTTACCTTATAGTGTGTGTTGGACAGTGCATTTTAACAAGCTGTGTTTTCATGATTTTGAAAGTGTGCTTCCCATATCTTTACTGTCTGTATCATGTAGATAAGTAGATTCCtatgaacacatgaacagtCATAAACAGGTTTAAAAAACCTGTTTGGGGGGCTCATCTTGATGTAGTCCTGTCCTCATTCTCACCACACAGGATTGATTTAACATTGGAAATACCCTATTTCCCAGCCTGTTATTTAAACACTAACAGAAGACTTAGCACACCATCAGAAGCTTTCAATTCAAGGACCTACAGACTGTGACAGATAggcaacatttatttatttttgctcaaGGTTGTTGATTCAGTTGAAGATTCTGTAAACAAAACTTTAAGcaataatatagcagcaaacaaatttttattttatttaaatgcataGTGGAataatggcgtcctgagcagagaactAAGTCACATCACCACCAACACATATGTTATAATCTGAgattctctgttctttgttttggtatccCATCTGGCAGCGCGTTCATGTTAGTGCGTGTGCACGTGCGTGTTATGTCCTCCGTACCTTTATGAAGACACAGGCACCGCCCACGCACAAGATGGCACCGTGCAGTGCCCTGCTGTTCAGGTGAAAGCTACCTTTAAGAATTTCCCACTGAAGAAACCACGTTTTCTGCAAAAAGGAGTCCTACAAAAGAAGAGatgagaccagagcacaggtggGCTGGTCATGCGGACTACTGTCTTAAATCCCGGTCGCGGTGGCGTGTAAAAACATCTATAAaggtttctttattttttaaagttttaccGGCTCCTTCAGTGTCTTTACCCGCCGTTAGCGCCGCAGATACGAGGCTGAATTTCTGCCCGCGGAACCAACACTGGTCTGGCAAGATGGAGAGCTCCACAAGCTGATGAAGAGCTCCCGCTTGACTCaggaactggcttttcttctcctggaTGCGTAAGTAATGgcttcataatgttacatgtctgtttttactAGTGACTGGCCACAGGAGGCATGATAACGTTAGCTAAGTTGCTGTTAGTCATATTATGAATGTGCTAGGCAACGGTTGCTACCGCTAGCTTGCTTACTGCTAGCTTTGCTGCGGAGCATATCATAGCAATGACAGCGTGGGCTAAAGGTTGTGGCCGGATTGATTTTTATTGGCTGTCGTGTACGCAGAGTAACGTTATTCcgttgtgcttcttgttgtgtgtttagcgTCGCTTTCACTGAGTTTAGTAACACGTTGCTGACTGAAAAcgtgaagggaggagagggggagttGTGGCCGCCGAGgcgtttgttttggtctgagttGCTGGTGGTttagtgcgacatctagtgaCAATCGTCTACAGAACATTTAATGCCGATGCAGCTAGTCTGGCCAATTCCAACGAAAAATACCTATCAGCAcctttacatttaattaattccTTAAAACTCATCTAACAAAAGCTCTTATTTCTCATAT includes:
- the lratd2a gene encoding protein LRATD2a — translated: MGNQMDKLSHLSYAEVPTVDPNGVDTEDGPRIGVSYIFSNDDDELEEGCAVDGTEKDPNQEEKQYDQRDEVECAVYNRDECIYEKSVKSASLEVYSPENLLNKCKAGDLVEFVATGQYPHWAVYVGDFQVVHLHRAEVKNSFLTDASQGRRCRIVNDLYKFKALGADMVVQNAMEQVGLKDRELSWRNSECFAAWCRFGKREFKMGGEIRIGKQPYRLKIFMSDKHSHVLEFQSLEDMVMEKRRNDHLGRTAVLQELATHFNSVEETKSEPGAD